Proteins encoded together in one Rossellomorea sp. y25 window:
- the aroA gene encoding 3-phosphoshikimate 1-carboxyvinyltransferase, with protein MEGKKKLINPQKGLNGELQVPGDKSISHRAVMFGSVAEGKTVIHNFLMGEDCLSTIECFRKLGVDIKVTEEKVIVTGEGWDHLTEPQDILDVGNSGTTTRLIMGILAGRPFHSILIGDDSIAKRPMKRVTEPLKKFGTIIDGRSEGNYTPLSIRGGNLRGIQYTLPVASAQVKSALLLAGLQAEGTTEIVEPEKTRNHTEKMIIEFGGHIERHGDTIKVKGGQVLKGTEVYVPGDISSAAFFMVAAAIVPDSRVLLKNVGLNETRVGIVEVMKQMGASIEIMESSKDGEPIGDILVESSDLTGIEIGGDLIPSLIDEIPVIALLASQAKGKTTIKDAEELKVKETNRIDAIVQELGKIGADIQGTEDGMIIEGKTPLHGGEVHSWGDHRIGMTLAVASLITDSDVYLEGAGAVNISYPAFFEHINHLIKK; from the coding sequence ATGGAAGGAAAGAAGAAATTAATAAACCCCCAAAAAGGCCTTAATGGAGAACTGCAGGTCCCTGGGGATAAATCTATTTCCCACCGGGCTGTTATGTTTGGTTCAGTCGCTGAAGGAAAAACGGTTATACATAATTTTCTTATGGGAGAGGATTGTTTAAGCACAATCGAATGCTTCCGTAAGTTAGGCGTAGACATTAAAGTGACAGAGGAAAAAGTAATTGTCACGGGCGAAGGATGGGATCATTTAACAGAACCACAGGACATCCTGGATGTAGGAAACTCGGGTACCACGACTCGTCTTATCATGGGGATTTTGGCAGGAAGACCATTTCATTCAATCCTTATTGGGGATGACTCGATTGCTAAACGCCCAATGAAAAGAGTGACGGAACCATTAAAGAAGTTTGGAACAATAATAGACGGTCGTTCGGAAGGTAACTATACTCCATTGTCGATTCGGGGGGGTAACCTTAGAGGGATTCAATATACATTGCCTGTAGCCAGTGCACAGGTGAAATCTGCCCTACTATTAGCAGGACTTCAGGCTGAAGGAACAACTGAAATTGTAGAGCCGGAAAAAACGAGAAATCATACGGAAAAAATGATCATCGAATTTGGGGGTCATATCGAGAGGCATGGAGATACAATCAAAGTAAAGGGCGGTCAGGTATTGAAAGGGACTGAAGTCTATGTCCCAGGAGATATTTCTTCAGCAGCCTTCTTTATGGTAGCCGCTGCAATCGTACCTGATAGCAGAGTGCTTCTGAAAAATGTCGGTCTTAACGAAACCCGTGTAGGGATTGTAGAAGTGATGAAGCAAATGGGGGCATCCATAGAAATAATGGAGAGTTCGAAAGATGGAGAACCGATAGGTGATATTCTGGTGGAATCTTCTGATCTTACTGGCATTGAAATTGGGGGTGACCTGATTCCTTCGTTAATTGATGAAATTCCTGTTATCGCTTTGTTAGCTTCCCAGGCAAAGGGGAAGACAACCATTAAGGATGCAGAAGAATTAAAAGTTAAGGAAACAAATCGTATCGATGCCATTGTTCAAGAGCTCGGGAAGATTGGGGCTGACATTCAAGGAACAGAGGACGGGATGATCATTGAAGGGAAAACGCCATTACATGGCGGTGAGGTCCATTCCTGGGGTGATCACAGGATTGGTATGACACTGGCTGTAGCTTCTTTAATAACGGATTCTGACGTCTATCTTGAAGGAGCGGGTGCAGTGAACATTTCGTATCCAGCATTCTTTGAGCATATAAATCATCTGATAAAGAAATAA
- a CDS encoding prephenate dehydrogenase: MKGTVLVIGMGLIGGSLALCIKSEHPDAKIIGHDVNHKELRLARSLGIIDEMSLSLQSAAEKADLIIISTPVFQTERIIEQFQSFALKETVLITDTGSTKEQIMMCSEQLTSKGFQFIGGHPMAGSHKSGVAAAKKILFENAFYMLTPSPDASDKKVEELQKWLKGTNAKFLIVEPKEHDELTGTISHFPHIVAASLVHQAKESSVQHPYLRRLAAGGFRDITRIASSNPTMWKDITLQNRTVLLSLLEQWKSEMDEVMTIIEENDSQKIFDYFSEAKTFRDDLPILEKGAIPSFYDLFVDVPDYPGVISEVTAYLAHENISLTNIRILETREDIYGVLVISFQTLEDRERALNCLKENTGYELFLG, from the coding sequence ATGAAAGGGACGGTATTGGTCATTGGCATGGGTTTAATCGGAGGATCATTGGCGCTCTGTATCAAGAGCGAACACCCCGATGCTAAAATCATTGGCCATGATGTTAATCATAAAGAATTAAGGTTGGCGAGGTCACTGGGAATTATCGATGAAATGTCTCTTTCCTTACAGTCTGCTGCTGAAAAAGCGGATCTCATCATCATTTCCACTCCAGTATTTCAAACTGAAAGGATCATTGAGCAATTTCAATCATTCGCCTTGAAAGAAACGGTTTTAATCACCGACACGGGGAGCACGAAAGAACAAATTATGATGTGTTCCGAGCAGCTGACTTCAAAAGGTTTTCAATTTATTGGTGGTCATCCAATGGCGGGTTCTCATAAAAGCGGTGTTGCAGCCGCTAAAAAAATCTTATTTGAAAATGCCTTTTATATGCTGACTCCCAGTCCTGATGCTTCTGACAAAAAAGTGGAAGAGCTTCAAAAGTGGCTGAAAGGTACTAATGCCAAATTTCTGATCGTAGAACCAAAGGAACACGATGAATTAACGGGTACGATTAGTCACTTTCCACATATTGTAGCCGCTTCTCTTGTTCATCAGGCGAAAGAGTCATCTGTACAGCACCCATATTTGCGACGACTGGCTGCTGGCGGTTTCCGTGATATTACACGGATTGCCTCGTCTAACCCGACAATGTGGAAGGATATCACGCTCCAGAACAGAACGGTGTTGCTTTCTCTCCTCGAACAATGGAAATCAGAGATGGATGAGGTAATGACCATCATCGAAGAGAACGATTCACAGAAAATCTTTGATTACTTTAGTGAAGCGAAAACCTTTCGAGATGATCTCCCAATCCTTGAAAAAGGGGCAATTCCTTCGTTCTATGACCTATTTGTTGATGTACCGGATTATCCGGGGGTGATTTCTGAAGTTACAGCTTACCTCGCACATGAAAACATAAGCTTAACAAACATTAGAATCCTGGAAACGAGAGAAGATATTTACGGAGTATTAGTCATTAGCTTTCAAACACTGGAAGATAGAGAAAGAGCTTTAAACTGTTTAAAAGAAAATACGGGCTATGAATTATTCTTAGGATAA
- the hisC gene encoding histidinol-phosphate transaminase codes for MKWKSQIQNLKAYQPGKTMDDVKELFNLEKVVKLASNENPFGCSKKVETFLKTNAFSHAIYPDGYAKELRMKVAEQLSVGPGQLLFGNGSDEVIEIISRALLDGDKSTVMATPTFPQYKHNAIVEGAEIREVPLDPAGKHQLTKMLAEIDETTSVVWLCSPNNPTGEYIRSEELISFLDAVPAHVLVVLDEAYYEYVVAEDYYDSLELLKSYPQLLITRTFSKAYGLAGFRVGFGIANEDVIRKLEPIREPFNNNALGQGAAAAAVEDQEFIRECRDHNRKGLEQYYQFCREHGLHFIPSQANFVLIDFGVSGDDVFQYLMSKGYIVRSGEALGYPNSVRVTVGSHEQNEEVIEKMKEFLVLQNRV; via the coding sequence ATGAAGTGGAAATCTCAGATTCAAAATCTTAAAGCATACCAGCCCGGGAAAACGATGGATGATGTGAAAGAACTATTCAATCTTGAGAAAGTAGTGAAGCTTGCTTCAAATGAAAATCCATTTGGATGCTCAAAGAAGGTGGAAACCTTTTTAAAAACAAACGCTTTTTCACATGCCATTTATCCCGACGGCTACGCGAAAGAATTGCGTATGAAGGTGGCTGAACAGCTATCTGTGGGCCCTGGACAATTACTGTTCGGGAATGGTTCAGATGAAGTGATTGAGATCATATCAAGAGCTTTATTAGACGGTGATAAGAGCACGGTGATGGCTACACCGACCTTCCCTCAGTATAAGCACAATGCCATTGTTGAAGGAGCGGAGATAAGGGAAGTTCCCCTTGATCCGGCTGGTAAACATCAGTTAACCAAAATGCTTGCTGAAATTGATGAAACTACCTCAGTCGTTTGGCTTTGTTCACCAAACAATCCAACAGGGGAATATATTCGCAGTGAAGAGCTAATTTCATTTCTGGATGCTGTTCCTGCACATGTATTAGTCGTATTGGATGAAGCCTATTATGAATATGTTGTGGCCGAGGATTACTATGATTCATTGGAATTATTAAAATCGTACCCTCAATTATTAATTACACGTACTTTCTCAAAGGCATACGGATTAGCAGGCTTTAGAGTAGGATTCGGAATTGCGAATGAAGATGTGATTAGGAAATTGGAGCCAATCCGTGAACCGTTTAATAATAATGCTTTAGGTCAAGGAGCCGCTGCCGCAGCCGTTGAAGACCAGGAGTTTATTAGAGAATGCAGGGATCACAATCGTAAAGGGCTGGAACAGTATTACCAGTTCTGCCGGGAACACGGTCTACATTTTATTCCATCACAAGCAAACTTTGTGTTAATCGATTTCGGTGTTAGCGGTGATGATGTGTTTCAATACTTAATGAGCAAAGGGTACATTGTGCGTTCCGGAGAGGCTCTGGGGTATCCTAACTCTGTAAGGGTAACCGTCGGCTCTCATGAACAAAACGAAGAGGTTATTGAAAAAATGAAGGAGTTTTTAGTCCTTCAAAACCGAGTGTAA
- the aroH gene encoding chorismate mutase has protein sequence MIRGVRGATTTDCDNEKEVLLSTESLLKEMILHNNIMAEDVASVFISATSDITSVFPAKALRRFEEWKYVPVMCMQELDVPHGLSYCIRVMIHYNTSTPQKDIQHIYMKNAVSLRPDLKDN, from the coding sequence ATGATCAGGGGAGTTCGAGGCGCCACTACAACGGATTGTGATAATGAAAAGGAGGTTCTCCTTTCAACTGAAAGTCTCTTAAAGGAAATGATTTTACATAATAATATTATGGCAGAGGATGTTGCATCTGTATTTATTTCTGCCACGAGTGATATTACGAGCGTATTTCCGGCTAAAGCATTAAGAAGGTTCGAAGAATGGAAATATGTACCCGTTATGTGTATGCAAGAGTTGGATGTCCCGCATGGATTGTCATACTGTATTAGAGTGATGATTCACTATAATACATCAACACCTCAGAAAGACATTCAACATATTTACATGAAAAATGCAGTCAGCTTACGGCCTGACTTGAAAGATAACTAG
- the aroB gene encoding 3-dehydroquinate synthase: MKHVTIQTASKTYEVKIGVEMTNEIVSFIKKSFPDISKLWIIADKEVYKLHGAAFSEILSQSYEVTTYEAPKGEHAKSFAIYEDAITHGLKNHVDRRSLVIAFGGGAIGDLAGFVASTYMRGIPFIGVPTTILAHDSAVGGKVAINHPLGKNMVGQFYQPEGVFFDLDYFTTLPRTEVLSGFSEVIKHAFLSDRSFLQELMNSFHSPEKMDKEFLTDSLMKGIRVKGDIVSKDERESNIRAFLNFGHTYGHAVESASGYGNRTHGESVMIGMIFALYLSEQYCGLSFNLQEFIKWVTTLGYNLNIPPHITFDTLYEGMRHDKKSQYGKPVFVLLKDIGEPVMVKVSAGDLRRADEFIRQL; encoded by the coding sequence ATGAAACATGTAACCATTCAAACTGCTTCCAAAACGTATGAAGTGAAAATTGGAGTAGAAATGACGAATGAAATTGTTTCTTTTATTAAAAAGTCCTTTCCTGATATTTCTAAGTTATGGATCATTGCTGATAAAGAGGTCTACAAGCTTCATGGAGCAGCTTTCTCAGAGATTTTAAGTCAATCTTATGAAGTGACGACTTATGAGGCTCCTAAAGGCGAACACGCGAAAAGCTTCGCCATTTATGAAGATGCCATCACACATGGGCTGAAAAATCATGTCGATCGAAGGTCGCTGGTGATAGCATTCGGAGGCGGGGCCATCGGTGATCTTGCTGGTTTCGTCGCTTCCACCTATATGAGGGGAATCCCATTCATAGGCGTCCCTACAACGATACTGGCTCATGATAGTGCTGTCGGAGGGAAGGTTGCGATTAATCATCCCCTGGGTAAAAACATGGTAGGGCAGTTTTATCAGCCTGAAGGTGTGTTTTTTGATTTAGATTATTTTACAACTTTACCCAGAACTGAAGTGCTATCAGGATTCTCTGAAGTGATCAAGCATGCTTTTTTATCCGATCGATCCTTTTTACAAGAATTAATGAATTCGTTCCATTCTCCGGAAAAAATGGATAAGGAATTTTTAACAGATTCCCTAATGAAAGGGATTCGTGTAAAAGGGGATATTGTTTCAAAGGACGAAAGAGAGTCGAATATACGAGCTTTTTTAAATTTTGGACATACGTATGGGCACGCTGTTGAAAGTGCCAGCGGCTACGGAAATCGCACACATGGTGAATCGGTAATGATCGGGATGATCTTTGCTCTGTATCTTAGTGAACAGTACTGCGGACTTTCATTTAATCTACAAGAATTTATTAAATGGGTCACTACACTTGGCTACAATCTAAACATTCCGCCTCATATCACATTTGACACTTTATATGAGGGAATGAGACATGATAAGAAATCCCAATATGGAAAACCTGTTTTTGTGTTATTGAAGGATATTGGCGAGCCAGTAATGGTGAAGGTATCTGCCGGGGATTTAAGACGGGCAGATGAGTTTATCCGCCAGTTGTAA
- the aroC gene encoding chorismate synthase translates to MRYLTSGESHGPQLTTIIEGLPAGMPLVAEDINDNLARRQKGYGRGRRMQIEKDQASIVGGVRHGYTLGSPLGLVVENKDWTHWTKVMGIEALEPGEEEEVKRKISRPRPGHADLVGGMKYGHRDLRNVLERSSARETTVRVAAGAVAKKLLKLLGIEVVGHVLEIGGIKAEKLHYDSISELKYITEESPVRCLDEEAAQKMMDLIDQAKQNGDSIGGVVEVIVEGMPSGVGSYVHYDRKLDAKIAMAVMSINAFKGVEFGLGFEMARKPGSEVHDEIAWSEEQGYYRKTNRLGGFEGGMTTGMPIRVKGVMKPIPTLYKPLQSVDIETKEPFKASIERSDSCAVPAASVVAEAVVAWELASAIVEQFHSDQFDKLSEDINRQRQESREY, encoded by the coding sequence ATGAGATACTTAACATCTGGAGAATCACATGGACCACAATTAACGACCATCATTGAAGGGCTGCCTGCTGGAATGCCTTTAGTAGCAGAGGATATCAATGATAACCTGGCAAGAAGGCAAAAAGGGTATGGTCGTGGTCGAAGAATGCAAATCGAAAAAGATCAGGCCTCCATTGTAGGGGGAGTTAGACATGGATATACTCTGGGATCTCCTTTAGGACTGGTTGTGGAGAATAAAGACTGGACTCACTGGACGAAAGTAATGGGTATCGAAGCTCTCGAGCCTGGAGAAGAAGAAGAGGTAAAGAGAAAGATTTCAAGACCAAGACCGGGGCATGCAGATCTCGTTGGTGGCATGAAATATGGACATAGGGACCTGAGGAATGTATTAGAAAGGTCTTCAGCGAGAGAAACGACTGTTAGAGTGGCGGCAGGAGCCGTTGCCAAAAAATTGTTAAAGCTATTAGGTATCGAGGTTGTCGGTCATGTTCTTGAAATAGGTGGTATTAAAGCAGAGAAACTACACTATGATTCTATCAGTGAACTCAAGTATATAACCGAAGAATCTCCGGTAAGATGCCTGGATGAAGAAGCGGCACAAAAAATGATGGACTTAATAGATCAGGCGAAACAAAATGGAGATTCCATTGGTGGGGTTGTGGAAGTCATCGTAGAAGGTATGCCCTCAGGAGTTGGAAGTTACGTTCATTATGACCGCAAGCTTGATGCGAAGATTGCCATGGCAGTGATGAGTATAAACGCATTCAAAGGGGTTGAATTCGGCTTAGGATTTGAAATGGCCCGAAAACCGGGAAGTGAAGTTCACGATGAAATCGCCTGGAGTGAAGAACAAGGGTACTACCGAAAAACAAATCGTTTAGGCGGTTTTGAAGGCGGCATGACGACTGGAATGCCGATCCGTGTAAAAGGTGTCATGAAGCCCATTCCTACCCTATATAAACCATTGCAAAGCGTGGATATTGAAACGAAGGAACCATTTAAAGCAAGCATTGAGAGATCGGATAGCTGTGCGGTACCTGCTGCCAGCGTAGTGGCAGAAGCCGTAGTTGCATGGGAGCTTGCGTCTGCTATTGTAGAACAATTTCACAGTGATCAATTCGATAAGCTTTCTGAAGATATCAATAGACAACGTCAAGAATCAAGGGAGTATTAA
- a CDS encoding protein-glutamate O-methyltransferase CheR — protein MSNDYNEFIQGIKRKTGIDLSLYKEAQMKRRLTALYEKRGYGSFQEFFSSMTRDREEMEEFLDRMTINVTEFYRNYKRWEVLEKKILPRLLREQKTLKVWSAACSTGEEPYTLAMMLSRYIPLSQICINATDIDKNAIQRAKNGIYPERSLNEVPREMIARFFTQEPPFFKLNEEIKRVVTFKQQNLLVDPFEENYDLIVCRNVLIYFTEEAKNILYKKFNASLKTGGVLFVGSTEQIFNPSQYGFETEDTFFYKKI, from the coding sequence ATGTCCAATGATTATAATGAATTTATACAGGGGATAAAACGCAAAACGGGAATTGATTTATCCCTTTACAAAGAAGCCCAAATGAAGCGGAGATTAACGGCCCTATACGAAAAGAGGGGATACGGAAGTTTTCAAGAGTTCTTCAGTAGCATGACACGGGACAGAGAGGAAATGGAAGAATTCCTGGATCGGATGACGATTAACGTTACAGAGTTCTACCGCAACTATAAGCGGTGGGAAGTACTTGAGAAGAAAATTTTACCGAGACTGTTACGTGAACAGAAAACCCTTAAAGTCTGGAGTGCAGCCTGTTCTACCGGGGAAGAGCCCTACACCCTTGCGATGATGCTGTCAAGGTACATACCCCTTTCTCAAATATGCATCAACGCTACAGACATTGATAAGAATGCGATTCAGCGAGCGAAGAACGGTATCTATCCAGAGCGATCACTAAATGAGGTCCCAAGAGAGATGATAGCCCGATTTTTCACTCAAGAACCTCCCTTTTTTAAACTGAATGAAGAAATTAAGAGAGTCGTTACATTTAAGCAACAGAACCTTTTGGTTGACCCGTTTGAGGAGAACTATGACTTGATCGTTTGCAGAAATGTGTTAATTTATTTTACAGAAGAAGCAAAAAACATCTTATATAAAAAATTCAATGCTTCACTAAAAACTGGCGGCGTACTATTTGTAGGAAGTACAGAACAAATCTTTAACCCTTCTCAATATGGCTTTGAAACAGAAGACACATTCTTCTACAAAAAAATATAA
- the ndk gene encoding nucleoside-diphosphate kinase: MEKTFLMVKPDGVQRGLIGDIVSRFEKKGFQLVGAKLMSISNELAEEHYGEHKERPFFGELVDFITSGPVFAMVWQGENVITTARGMMGATNPKDAALGTIRGDYGLTVGKNIIHGSDSAESAVREIALFFKEEELIEYSKLMNEWVY, encoded by the coding sequence ATGGAAAAGACATTTTTAATGGTAAAGCCGGACGGCGTACAAAGAGGGTTAATCGGTGATATCGTATCACGTTTCGAAAAAAAGGGCTTTCAATTAGTTGGAGCAAAGCTTATGAGTATTTCAAATGAGCTAGCTGAAGAGCATTACGGTGAGCACAAGGAAAGACCATTCTTTGGAGAACTTGTTGACTTCATTACTTCTGGACCTGTGTTTGCGATGGTTTGGCAAGGTGAAAACGTCATCACCACAGCTCGTGGAATGATGGGCGCTACAAATCCTAAGGATGCTGCTCTTGGTACAATCCGAGGTGACTACGGCTTAACAGTCGGAAAGAATATCATCCATGGATCTGACTCTGCTGAAAGCGCTGTTAGAGAAATCGCATTATTCTTTAAAGAAGAGGAACTAATTGAATATTCTAAGTTAATGAATGAGTGGGTTTATTAA
- the hepT gene encoding heptaprenyl diphosphate synthase component II, whose product MKLNSMYSFLKTDIDEIEKELEVAIESESQLLQEASLHLLQAGGKRIRPVFVLLSAKFGQYDINIVKNVAVALELIHMASLVHDDVIDDAELRRGKPTIKAQWDNRIAMYTGDYIFARALEYMTNIKAPEAHQILSHTIVEVCKGEIAQIKDKYRFDQNLRDYLLRIKRKTALLIAVSCQIGAISSGAPAEIHRRLYRFGYNVGMSFQITDDILDLTASEEELGKPAGSDLWQGNITLPILYAMEKPELKTKIERVTEYTSPEEMKEIISSILATDAIDRSHQLSRMYLDRALEDLNHLPYNRVKKTLKNIANFIGKRKY is encoded by the coding sequence ATGAAGCTAAACAGTATGTATTCGTTTCTAAAAACGGATATAGATGAAATTGAAAAGGAACTTGAAGTTGCGATTGAGTCAGAATCACAACTTTTACAAGAGGCGTCCCTTCACCTTCTACAAGCAGGTGGTAAAAGAATCCGACCTGTTTTCGTCTTGCTGTCTGCAAAATTCGGACAATATGATATTAACATTGTGAAAAATGTAGCAGTGGCTTTGGAGTTAATTCATATGGCATCCCTTGTTCACGATGACGTGATTGATGATGCAGAGTTAAGAAGAGGAAAGCCAACGATTAAAGCTCAATGGGACAATCGTATCGCCATGTATACCGGGGATTACATCTTTGCACGCGCTCTTGAGTATATGACGAATATTAAAGCACCTGAAGCGCATCAAATACTTTCTCACACCATTGTTGAAGTGTGTAAGGGTGAAATCGCTCAAATAAAAGATAAATATCGATTTGATCAAAACCTGAGAGATTACCTGCTCAGAATCAAACGTAAAACGGCTCTGCTTATTGCTGTAAGCTGCCAGATTGGTGCTATCTCTTCAGGGGCTCCTGCAGAAATCCATCGACGCCTATATCGCTTTGGTTATAATGTGGGGATGAGCTTTCAGATTACAGATGATATATTAGATCTTACAGCAAGTGAGGAAGAACTTGGAAAGCCTGCTGGCAGTGACCTTTGGCAAGGGAATATCACCCTGCCGATTTTATATGCAATGGAAAAACCTGAACTTAAAACAAAGATTGAAAGAGTGACTGAATATACTTCTCCAGAAGAGATGAAAGAAATCATTTCGTCCATCTTGGCGACCGATGCGATAGATCGATCCCATCAGCTTAGTAGAATGTATTTGGACAGGGCGTTGGAAGATCTGAATCATCTCCCTTACAACCGTGTGAAGAAAACATTAAAAAATATTGCAAACTTTATTGGTAAGAGAAAATATTAA
- a CDS encoding demethylmenaquinone methyltransferase: MQQSKEQKVHGVFEKIYSNYDKMNSVISFQQHKKWRKDTMKHMNVEPGSKALDVCCGTADWTLAIGEKVGETGKVVGLDFSQNMLSIGREKVEHSHLNNIELIHGNAMELPFDDNTFDYVTIGFGLRNVPDYLHVLKEMNRVVKPGGMAVCLETSQPTMFGFKQMYYLYFRFVMPVFGKIFAKSFTEYSWLQESARDFPGMKELAKMFEEAGFKDIHVKPYSGGVAAMHSGRK, from the coding sequence ATGCAGCAGTCCAAAGAACAAAAAGTCCACGGAGTATTTGAAAAAATATATTCCAATTATGATAAGATGAATTCGGTAATTAGTTTCCAGCAGCATAAAAAGTGGAGAAAAGACACCATGAAACATATGAATGTGGAGCCGGGCTCAAAGGCTCTGGACGTTTGCTGTGGAACCGCGGATTGGACGTTAGCTATAGGAGAAAAAGTCGGAGAAACGGGCAAGGTAGTGGGGCTGGATTTCAGTCAAAATATGCTCTCGATCGGCCGGGAGAAAGTAGAACATTCCCACCTGAACAATATCGAGCTCATTCACGGCAATGCTATGGAGCTGCCATTTGACGATAACACGTTTGATTATGTAACAATCGGGTTCGGCTTACGAAATGTACCCGACTACCTCCATGTTTTGAAAGAAATGAATCGTGTGGTAAAACCTGGTGGAATGGCTGTATGTCTTGAAACCTCTCAACCAACCATGTTCGGATTCAAGCAGATGTATTACTTGTATTTTCGCTTTGTGATGCCGGTGTTTGGAAAGATTTTTGCTAAGAGCTTTACTGAATACTCCTGGTTACAGGAATCGGCAAGAGATTTTCCGGGGATGAAAGAGCTTGCAAAGATGTTTGAAGAAGCCGGATTTAAAGATATACACGTGAAACCCTATAGTGGCGGAGTGGCTGCTATGCATTCAGGCAGAAAGTAA
- a CDS encoding heptaprenyl diphosphate synthase component 1 has product MKFIDCNHQANIIHQYIEEQLHHSYLKEYIDQPYIDRDRIYFLLLPFVSGGRTLNKEVVQWISTAMLLQIALDTHEKVTISELDPLKERQLTVLAGVYFSSLYYKILADTDDVDLIATLAKAIKEINESKISIYKEEHQNLDELMASLKTRESAIVSNFFRFFEDDKWSMIVEQALLYKKLVQERICIEHAQNTSFIKALSTLTNDSCSETPSLKLTKEESRHLLSKLDKLIASTKKTIQTQLENIEPVTPYFKKLIVELLPYAEPEPMTKLYAEEG; this is encoded by the coding sequence ATGAAATTCATTGATTGTAACCATCAAGCGAATATCATTCATCAATACATAGAAGAGCAGTTACATCACTCTTATTTAAAGGAATACATCGATCAACCATACATTGATCGGGACCGGATTTATTTCCTGCTCCTTCCTTTTGTAAGTGGGGGACGGACCTTGAATAAAGAAGTTGTACAATGGATTTCGACTGCCATGTTATTGCAGATAGCCCTTGATACCCATGAAAAGGTTACAATCTCTGAGCTTGATCCATTGAAAGAGAGGCAGCTTACGGTTCTTGCAGGAGTATACTTTAGCAGCCTTTATTACAAAATCCTTGCTGACACAGATGATGTGGACCTTATCGCGACTTTAGCGAAAGCGATTAAAGAGATTAACGAAAGCAAAATTTCCATCTACAAAGAGGAACATCAAAATCTTGATGAGCTAATGGCAAGCTTAAAGACAAGAGAATCAGCGATCGTTTCAAACTTCTTTCGTTTTTTTGAAGATGACAAATGGAGCATGATTGTTGAGCAAGCCCTTTTATACAAGAAGCTTGTCCAAGAGAGAATTTGTATTGAGCATGCACAGAATACGAGCTTCATAAAAGCGCTGTCGACTTTAACAAACGATTCATGCAGTGAAACACCGTCTTTAAAGCTAACGAAGGAAGAGTCCAGACATTTGCTTTCAAAGCTGGATAAATTAATCGCGTCAACGAAGAAAACAATTCAAACTCAGTTAGAGAACATAGAACCGGTAACACCATATTTTAAAAAGTTGATTGTAGAGCTATTGCCTTATGCTGAGCCTGAACCTATGACCAAACTATATGCGGAAGAAGGGTAA
- the mtrB gene encoding trp RNA-binding attenuation protein MtrB, which produces MTNSNDYIVIKAIEDGVNVIGLTRGTDTRFHHSEKLDKGEVMIAQFTDHTSAIKVRGKATIVTSYGEVESDNKK; this is translated from the coding sequence ATGACGAATTCAAATGATTATATTGTGATTAAAGCGATTGAAGATGGTGTGAATGTGATCGGGCTGACGAGGGGAACGGATACCCGGTTCCATCATTCTGAAAAGCTTGATAAAGGTGAAGTCATGATTGCTCAGTTTACGGATCATACCTCTGCGATTAAAGTTAGAGGGAAAGCGACCATCGTCACAAGCTACGGTGAAGTAGAAAGTGATAACAAGAAATAA